One window from the genome of Chloroflexaceae bacterium encodes:
- a CDS encoding galactosyldiacylglycerol synthase: MPRVLLLHASVGTGHKRAAEALAAAFTRRQPGEVRVEDVLDHTPRLFRVAYARSYLELTDRAPLVWGYFYTQSNVDPNLAEFTNNLRRLVESIGTTGLKDLLRAFLPQIIICTHFLPMELLVRYRRSAQLTQPIYCVITDYAAHTFWTYTEIDGYFVGDTQTRDQLIARGVSARQICVSGIPVDPQIAEPKDQVEIRARYGLPVEGPIITLFGGGVNEEHVRVIVQGLKRSEVEATLIVVAGRNPTLVEYLADERSTPRLNLRLYGYVHFVDDLVVASDLVITKAGGLIVSEVLARGVPLVVIDPIPGHEEWNADYVVRSCAGVQLRMAESVPATVERLLSRPQLLAEMRANAACVARPRAAAVIAEKVISDFNARGYR, encoded by the coding sequence ATGCCTCGAGTGTTATTGCTGCACGCCTCCGTCGGCACCGGGCACAAGCGAGCCGCCGAGGCGCTGGCCGCGGCTTTTACCCGTCGCCAACCTGGCGAGGTGCGGGTGGAAGACGTGCTTGACCATACCCCACGCCTCTTTCGCGTCGCATATGCTCGCTCGTATCTGGAACTGACTGATCGTGCCCCCCTCGTCTGGGGCTATTTTTACACCCAGAGCAACGTTGATCCCAATCTGGCCGAGTTTACCAATAATCTGCGCCGGCTCGTCGAGAGCATTGGCACCACCGGCCTGAAGGACCTGTTGCGAGCCTTTCTGCCCCAGATCATTATCTGCACGCACTTTTTGCCGATGGAACTGCTGGTGCGCTACCGGCGCAGCGCGCAACTCACGCAGCCCATCTACTGCGTCATCACCGATTACGCCGCCCACACCTTCTGGACCTATACCGAGATTGACGGCTACTTTGTCGGCGACACGCAGACCCGCGACCAGTTGATCGCCCGCGGGGTGAGCGCCAGGCAGATCTGTGTAAGCGGCATTCCGGTTGATCCGCAGATCGCCGAACCGAAGGACCAGGTCGAGATCCGCGCCCGGTACGGCCTGCCGGTGGAAGGGCCGATCATCACCCTCTTCGGCGGCGGGGTGAACGAGGAGCATGTGCGGGTGATCGTGCAGGGGCTCAAGCGCAGCGAGGTCGAGGCGACGCTGATCGTGGTGGCGGGGCGCAACCCGACCCTGGTGGAATACCTCGCCGACGAGCGCTCCACGCCGCGTTTGAACCTCCGGCTGTACGGCTATGTCCATTTTGTTGATGATCTGGTCGTCGCCAGCGATCTGGTGATCACCAAGGCAGGCGGACTGATCGTGAGCGAGGTGCTGGCGCGCGGCGTCCCGCTGGTGGTGATTGATCCCATCCCCGGCCACGAAGAGTGGAACGCCGACTATGTCGTCCGTTCATGCGCCGGCGTTCAGTTGCGGATGGCCGAGTCGGTGCCGGCGACGGTGGAACGCTTGCTGAGCCGGCCTCAACTGCTGGCCGAGATGCGCGCAAATGCCGCCTGCGTTGCCCGGCCCCGCGCCGCGGCGGTCATTGCCGAAAAGGTGATCAGCGATTTCAACGCACGTGGCTACCGTTGA
- a CDS encoding glycosyltransferase: MSESVDVLFAISDTGGGHRSAAVAISAGLNEVSGHALSWSIDDILRLTDFPGVRGAPEHYERLSTRWLRLYDLTFQLTNTTRTVDVLSRLVFLTARRNLVRLLLERRPRLVVSTHPLVHRLVVAARQTRRLPFRVVTVVTDLVSLHASWTYPGVDLALVPTDEAYRIMYRRGMRPSKLRRTGFPVHPKFADYTTPCSETRRQLGLDERFTVLLTAGGVGAGRLGELVVELERAFPEKQLLVVTGKNRAMYEELLRRRNSPHSRIYGFVDNMEALMAASDLVVTKAGPGTLMEALVMRKPVIVTEAVGMQERGNIDFVLNYELGLFCPTNERVLSAVRELEEPQRYADTVRRLEGAVPRDGARQIAQILMEQLALVQERAAGEPRRPRLLPLRAWGRRQRGRRTR, translated from the coding sequence ATGAGCGAGTCGGTGGACGTGCTCTTTGCAATCTCGGATACCGGGGGTGGGCATCGCAGCGCGGCGGTGGCTATCAGCGCCGGTCTGAACGAAGTCAGCGGCCATGCGCTCTCCTGGTCAATTGACGATATTCTGCGTCTCACCGACTTTCCCGGTGTGCGCGGCGCGCCCGAACATTACGAACGCCTCTCAACGCGCTGGCTGCGTCTCTACGATCTGACCTTTCAACTCACCAACACCACCCGCACGGTAGATGTTCTCTCGCGCCTGGTCTTTCTCACGGCGCGCCGCAACCTGGTGCGTCTGTTGCTGGAGCGCCGGCCCCGGCTGGTGGTCTCAACCCACCCGCTGGTGCACCGGCTGGTCGTGGCGGCGCGGCAGACGCGCCGGCTGCCCTTCCGGGTAGTCACCGTGGTGACCGATCTGGTGAGCCTGCACGCCTCGTGGACTTATCCCGGCGTTGATCTGGCGCTGGTGCCCACCGACGAAGCCTACCGGATCATGTACCGGCGAGGGATGCGTCCCTCGAAGCTGCGCCGCACAGGGTTCCCCGTCCACCCGAAATTCGCCGATTACACTACGCCCTGCTCCGAAACTCGCCGGCAGTTGGGGCTTGATGAGCGGTTTACTGTCCTGCTGACCGCTGGCGGGGTCGGCGCCGGGCGCCTGGGGGAACTGGTGGTGGAACTGGAGCGCGCCTTCCCCGAAAAGCAACTGCTGGTGGTAACGGGCAAGAATCGGGCCATGTACGAAGAACTGCTGCGCCGCCGCAATTCGCCGCACAGCCGTATCTACGGCTTCGTAGACAACATGGAAGCGTTAATGGCGGCGAGCGACCTGGTAGTGACCAAGGCCGGCCCGGGGACATTGATGGAGGCCCTGGTAATGCGCAAGCCGGTGATCGTCACCGAAGCGGTGGGGATGCAGGAGCGGGGCAACATTGACTTCGTGCTCAACTACGAACTGGGTCTGTTCTGCCCGACCAATGAGCGCGTCCTGAGCGCGGTGCGCGAACTGGAGGAGCCGCAACGCTACGCCGACACGGTGCGCCGCCTGGAGGGCGCTGTACCGCGTGATGGCGCCAGGCAAATTGCGCAGATCCTCATGGAACAACTCGCCCTGGTGCAAGAACGGGCCGCTGGCGAGCCACGCCGCCCGCGCCTCCTTCCGTTGCGCGCCTGGGGGCGGCGGCAGCGCGGGCGCCGGACGCGGTGA
- a CDS encoding sortase, which produces MIVTVNQTTRRRRVYWTLGNLLAIAGLYLLLYVGGVYSEIAYHRMAARGDSDIAAPRVLMGGVADRTDASFASAPVTPPSAAPAALPAFEAPVLVDQNKGAPSSAPAEVHPALVERIVIPSIKVDSKVIEVGWEVVEQDGQRVAVWQVAEYAVGQHRGSANPGEGGNIVLAGHVGGYGKVFRDLYYVRPGEPVVLYSEGRQFLYVVKERLVVNEEGAPPEQRAENARLIAPTDYEVVTLVTCWPLTGPNKFAQRVIIRAFPYAAAPPPVGDVAHQTPR; this is translated from the coding sequence GTGATTGTAACCGTCAACCAGACGACCCGCCGGCGCCGCGTATACTGGACGCTGGGCAATCTGCTGGCGATTGCGGGGCTGTACCTGTTGCTGTACGTCGGCGGCGTGTATTCCGAAATCGCCTACCACCGCATGGCCGCCCGCGGCGATAGCGATATTGCCGCGCCACGGGTGCTGATGGGCGGCGTTGCCGATCGGACAGACGCGAGCTTCGCCAGCGCTCCCGTCACTCCGCCATCCGCCGCCCCGGCGGCACTGCCCGCCTTCGAGGCCCCCGTGCTCGTCGATCAGAATAAGGGGGCGCCGTCGTCCGCTCCTGCGGAAGTTCATCCGGCCCTGGTCGAACGCATTGTCATTCCCAGCATCAAGGTGGACTCCAAAGTGATCGAGGTGGGGTGGGAGGTTGTGGAGCAGGACGGCCAGCGAGTGGCAGTATGGCAGGTCGCCGAATACGCGGTTGGACAACATCGCGGTTCAGCTAACCCCGGCGAAGGCGGCAACATCGTGCTGGCCGGGCACGTCGGCGGGTACGGCAAGGTGTTCCGCGATCTCTACTATGTGCGCCCCGGCGAGCCGGTGGTGCTCTACAGTGAGGGACGGCAATTTCTCTACGTGGTGAAGGAACGCCTGGTAGTGAACGAAGAGGGCGCTCCGCCCGAGCAACGGGCCGAGAATGCGCGCCTGATCGCCCCCACAGACTACGAGGTGGTTACCCTGGTGACCTGCTGGCCACTGACCGGTCCTAACAAGTTCGCCCAGCGGGTGATCATCCGCGCCTTCCCCTACGCCGCTGCGCCACCGCCCGTCGGCGACGTGGCCCACCAGACGCCGCGGTGA
- a CDS encoding YceI family protein, with protein MLRQLLAVFLLAGVLTACAAPAAQTPTEAPTSAPAPTEAPTAAPAPTAAMAAPESTNVATAAPGSAAAVVFRIIPEDSQVTYEVGETFLNQNNRYAVAVGRTQQVNGEVRFDPANPRNSSVGTITIDISAFTSDSPRRDNAIRDRWLESARYPLATFTPTAIEGLPETYTSGEEVTLTITGDLTVREVTRPTTFTVTGALDGETIRGMAETQIKMTDFGFQPPDIAGVLRAEDDVKISFSFVARPVE; from the coding sequence ATGCTACGGCAACTGCTTGCTGTGTTCCTCCTGGCCGGGGTGCTGACCGCCTGTGCTGCCCCCGCCGCTCAGACGCCCACCGAGGCGCCGACGAGCGCCCCCGCGCCCACCGAGGCGCCGACTGCCGCTCCCGCTCCTACTGCTGCGATGGCCGCACCCGAGTCTACGAACGTGGCGACCGCCGCTCCGGGCAGTGCCGCTGCGGTCGTGTTTCGCATCATTCCCGAGGACTCGCAGGTGACCTACGAGGTCGGCGAGACGTTCCTCAACCAGAACAACCGCTACGCGGTGGCCGTGGGCCGCACGCAACAGGTCAACGGCGAGGTGCGCTTCGACCCGGCGAACCCGCGCAACAGCAGCGTGGGGACGATTACTATTGACATAAGCGCCTTTACCTCAGACAGCCCGCGCCGTGACAATGCCATTCGCGACCGCTGGCTTGAGTCGGCGCGCTATCCGCTGGCGACCTTCACGCCTACGGCGATTGAGGGTTTGCCCGAGACGTACACCTCAGGCGAAGAGGTAACACTGACTATCACCGGCGATCTGACCGTGCGCGAGGTGACCAGGCCGACAACGTTCACCGTAACCGGCGCGCTTGATGGCGAGACCATCCGCGGTATGGCCGAGACGCAGATCAAGATGACCGATTTCGGCTTTCAGCCGCCGGACATTGCGGGGGTGCTGCGGGCCGAGGACGATGTGAAGATCAGCTTCAGTTTCGTAGCCCGCCCGGTGGAGTAG
- a CDS encoding HAD-IIA family hydrolase produces MRIPRYDGYIFDLDGTLYLSDMPLPGAVEVLATLRAEGRRVAFLSNNPTKTREQYVAKLRGMGIQAKLDEVVNSSHVLVQWLLEHAPGATLFVCGEAPLIGELTAAGFRLSERAGEIDIVVASFDRTFTYHKLQVAFDAIRAGARLVATNPDRFCPVPGGGEPDAAAIIAAIEACTGTRCEVNVGKPSPIMARTVGAMLQLPPERCLMVGDRLTTDIAMGVNAGMATALVLTGDSTRADLPGAPVQPTYVMESLLELLG; encoded by the coding sequence ATGCGCATTCCACGGTACGACGGCTATATCTTCGACCTGGACGGCACGCTCTATCTGAGCGACATGCCCCTGCCCGGAGCAGTGGAAGTGCTGGCGACGCTGCGGGCCGAAGGTCGGCGGGTGGCTTTCCTCTCGAACAACCCGACGAAGACCCGCGAGCAGTACGTCGCCAAATTGCGCGGGATGGGCATTCAGGCCAAATTGGACGAGGTGGTCAACTCCTCTCACGTACTGGTGCAATGGCTGCTGGAGCACGCGCCGGGGGCCACGCTCTTCGTCTGCGGCGAGGCCCCCTTGATCGGCGAGTTGACCGCGGCAGGCTTCCGGCTGAGCGAACGGGCCGGCGAGATTGACATTGTTGTCGCCTCGTTCGACCGCACCTTCACCTACCACAAGCTACAGGTAGCCTTCGACGCCATTCGCGCCGGGGCGCGCCTGGTGGCCACCAATCCCGACCGCTTCTGCCCGGTGCCCGGCGGCGGCGAACCCGACGCGGCGGCGATCATCGCCGCGATCGAGGCCTGCACCGGTACCCGCTGCGAGGTGAATGTCGGCAAGCCGTCGCCGATCATGGCCCGCACTGTCGGGGCAATGCTCCAGCTTCCCCCCGAACGTTGCCTGATGGTCGGCGACCGGCTGACGACCGACATCGCCATGGGCGTGAACGCGGGCATGGCCACCGCACTGGTGCTCACCGGCGACAGCACACGCGCCGATCTGCCCGGCGCGCCGGTCCAGCCCACGTATGTGATGGAGAGCCTGCTTGAATTGCTGGGATGA
- the pgl gene encoding 6-phosphogluconolactonase — protein sequence MPAQPEVEIYASPEELQAAAAERAATVAETAGRARGRVLLAVSGGSLAPGVFGLLASEPLRSRVPWERISLIWCDERLVPFNSPDSNYRLARETLLAHVPIPSTQVYPVATYYDAARAAEVYHQQVAALLALHEGRIDLALLGMGSDGHTASLFPGFPQLDAPLDVWALPVEGAPKPPPTRVTLSPAALNRAALALFLVAGADKAPMVRAALRGPYDPHAIPAQIVRPPGGAVVWMLDQAAAGAL from the coding sequence ATGCCAGCACAACCCGAGGTTGAGATCTACGCCAGCCCGGAGGAACTCCAGGCGGCGGCAGCGGAGCGGGCGGCGACCGTGGCCGAGACGGCGGGGCGCGCGCGGGGGCGCGTGTTGCTCGCCGTATCCGGCGGGTCGCTGGCGCCGGGGGTGTTCGGATTGCTGGCGTCGGAACCGCTGCGCAGCCGGGTTCCCTGGGAACGGATCAGCCTGATCTGGTGCGATGAGCGCCTCGTGCCCTTCAACAGTCCCGACAGCAACTACCGCCTGGCCCGCGAGACCCTGCTGGCCCATGTGCCCATCCCTTCGACGCAGGTGTACCCTGTGGCGACCTACTACGACGCCGCTCGCGCCGCCGAAGTGTACCATCAGCAGGTAGCGGCCCTGCTCGCGCTGCACGAAGGGCGCATTGACCTCGCGCTGCTGGGCATGGGTTCCGACGGGCATACGGCGTCGCTCTTTCCGGGCTTTCCGCAGCTTGACGCGCCGCTCGATGTGTGGGCCTTGCCGGTCGAAGGGGCGCCAAAACCGCCTCCCACCCGCGTGACCCTCAGCCCCGCCGCGTTGAACCGCGCCGCCCTGGCGCTCTTCCTCGTTGCGGGCGCCGACAAGGCTCCGATGGTCCGCGCGGCCCTGCGGGGACCGTATGATCCCCACGCCATCCCCGCGCAGATTGTGCGCCCGCCCGGCGGCGCCGTGGTGTGGATGCTCGATCAGGCGGCGGCAGGGGCGTTATAG
- a CDS encoding aminoglycoside phosphotransferase family protein, with protein MDYTHLNHAIPPVSEGMSDAWRRLLAHLGEHTALIVRALNLRPTAVTLYGQTEQHILVRISTLNEHLILRIAPEDDLAAHVFFLRMMSAQNLPAARLIQRDLSCTLAPFAYTLETFAPGVPATALDEPHLLRGAGRQAGRVLRRMHHVNTPGAGRPRITGRWPQMHWRMVLRRIGEHLAPPPADALLFSEAERAAIGLLLDDERLELPRPVLMHGAFSPAVVRCTAGNGVHLEAIEAPGRWVGGDGLWDLACGLCPVYPEPWREGLLEGYNVAGPLSPAEEERLPLLRLLASFWLASYHYMRAQPYEAARDDALRLIETLVAA; from the coding sequence ATGGATTACACCCACCTCAACCACGCCATCCCACCGGTCAGCGAAGGCATGAGCGATGCCTGGCGCCGCCTGCTGGCTCACCTGGGCGAGCATACCGCGCTGATCGTGCGCGCGCTGAACCTGCGCCCCACCGCTGTGACCCTCTACGGGCAAACCGAGCAGCACATCCTGGTGCGCATCTCAACGCTCAACGAGCATCTGATCCTGCGCATCGCCCCCGAGGACGACCTGGCGGCGCACGTCTTCTTTCTGCGCATGATGAGCGCCCAGAACCTGCCCGCGGCGCGGCTCATTCAGCGCGACCTGTCGTGCACCCTGGCGCCCTTTGCCTACACCCTGGAAACATTCGCGCCCGGCGTACCCGCGACGGCGCTGGATGAACCACACCTGCTGCGCGGCGCGGGGCGCCAGGCCGGGCGCGTGCTGCGACGCATGCACCACGTCAACACCCCCGGGGCGGGGCGTCCGCGCATTACGGGGCGCTGGCCGCAGATGCACTGGCGCATGGTGCTGCGGCGCATTGGCGAGCATCTGGCCCCGCCCCCCGCTGACGCGCTGCTGTTCAGCGAGGCGGAACGGGCGGCCATTGGCTTGCTGCTCGATGATGAGCGCCTGGAGTTGCCCCGGCCGGTGCTGATGCACGGCGCCTTTAGCCCGGCGGTGGTGCGCTGCACGGCCGGTAACGGGGTGCATCTGGAGGCGATTGAGGCGCCAGGACGCTGGGTGGGTGGCGATGGGTTGTGGGATCTGGCCTGCGGCCTGTGCCCGGTGTACCCTGAGCCCTGGCGCGAGGGCTTGCTGGAGGGCTACAACGTTGCCGGGCCGCTCTCGCCGGCCGAGGAAGAGCGGTTGCCCCTGTTGCGTCTGCTGGCCAGCTTCTGGCTCGCCTCCTACCACTACATGCGCGCTCAGCCCTACGAGGCGGCCCGTGACGACGCCCTGCGGCTCATCGAGACCCTGGTGGCCGCGTAA
- a CDS encoding TIGR03663 family protein: MALETLNQPTEPRLLSRPISLAWLTWETAAFALIVLASIITHLWGLGDMALHHDESIHAWSSWRLYAGAGGFNCWGGVVAPTYCYDPVYHGPSLYYFTALVYFLFGDGDAQARLPMAIAGILMVASAWWLRPYLGRRGVLAAAALLAFSPSLLYYTRFARHDGLMVLWEVWMFVGALRWLDSGRPGWLYLTAAAVALAIATHELYYILLFIFGVFVLMRLLAESRFARHLNWFLIAVIGIAVLLMLVNPRIPVGQGLYFGEKAFLVASAFLLAWLCQQLWDPAPILAPRLRALWSEQRPTLWIALAILGGIYLVLYSSFFAHMRGAFDGLYAGLAYWLGSQQEYARGDQPWYYYLMLLPLYEPLAVLAAIGVVAALVAAVARRFLARQRAASCSTGNAAPPESTEDQPREESSPSRASLAGITRRFPPRQRPFAAATGGDAPETDEETRAPEASYPTGVPVMPGALQPWGLYPLLTVFWFWTALIIFSWAGEKMPWLVVHMALPGALLAAWVIARLLDVVEREGRAAGPAPAADASDPPAGNANPYPLLALVPLVTVLAAVAIGVAFWRIGASAQGQEWQRNLLQGLVPLFIAGGLVYALLTLANLLGARLVLALMALTLALGIGAYTVRATWMVVYHHPDTPIEPLIYTQTAPEVPRYVADIREMAINLTRSNRTPQDETGGLSMPVFIDSGDENGEGSLAWPLQWYFRDFKHLVWTKRDRFQTDPGPETFIVSMPDGSTALAPVVLLYRPHVTEAVREALRGSYVQPYGPAGVFNWWFPEGDKCSPNSPGYKRFYYSTWTPVEQLLKPPGSGGSGGCGRDISAEVHGPYAPLLWPFRVENWNWLGRYVLYRELPYPLVPGAREMEVWVRSDLVAGGGGAPPAAPASPDLRLVARQVLTLPAGGGQPTGVAIDAQGNLYIADTGGHRIHVYGPDGRLIRSLGGQGAALGELYEPRGLAVDAEGNLYVADTWNARIVKYNPQGRAVAAWGSGEQDLGDGRLATITGGDPERNAAAPLGLFGPRGVAVDARGNVYIADTGNRRIIVTDSDGTFLYQFGAAGAEPGQFNEPTSLAVDAQGNLYVADTWNSRVQVFAPDGAGRVGPIPIVTWQVAGWRPNTYDDPALTASPDGTVFVSVPSRSQVISFNLRGDPLLRWSGQSNDLVALTSPSGLAVDAGGAVWVTDRATNRVLRFVLPDVAPQ, from the coding sequence ATGGCACTTGAAACGCTTAACCAGCCAACTGAACCCCGGCTGCTTAGCCGCCCGATCAGCCTGGCCTGGCTCACCTGGGAAACAGCGGCGTTCGCGCTGATCGTCCTCGCCAGCATTATCACTCATCTCTGGGGCCTGGGCGATATGGCGCTGCATCACGACGAGAGCATCCACGCCTGGTCGAGCTGGCGCCTCTATGCCGGTGCAGGCGGTTTCAACTGCTGGGGCGGGGTGGTCGCGCCAACGTACTGTTATGACCCGGTCTATCACGGGCCATCGTTATACTATTTCACCGCCCTGGTCTACTTTCTTTTTGGCGATGGCGACGCTCAGGCGCGTTTGCCAATGGCCATAGCCGGCATTCTGATGGTCGCCTCGGCCTGGTGGCTGCGACCCTACCTGGGGCGCCGCGGGGTGCTGGCGGCGGCGGCGCTGCTGGCCTTCTCGCCCTCGCTGCTCTACTATACCCGCTTCGCGCGCCACGACGGCCTGATGGTGCTCTGGGAGGTATGGATGTTCGTCGGCGCGCTGCGCTGGCTCGACAGCGGGCGTCCTGGCTGGCTGTACCTGACCGCGGCGGCAGTGGCCCTGGCCATCGCCACCCACGAGCTGTACTACATTCTGCTGTTCATCTTCGGCGTCTTCGTGCTGATGCGCCTGCTCGCCGAGAGTCGTTTCGCCCGCCACCTTAACTGGTTCCTGATCGCCGTCATCGGCATCGCTGTGCTGCTGATGCTGGTCAATCCGCGCATCCCGGTGGGCCAGGGGCTGTACTTCGGCGAAAAAGCCTTTCTGGTGGCCTCGGCCTTCCTGCTAGCCTGGCTCTGCCAGCAGTTGTGGGACCCCGCCCCGATCCTCGCGCCGCGCCTGCGGGCGCTGTGGAGCGAGCAGCGCCCGACGCTGTGGATCGCTCTGGCTATTCTGGGCGGCATCTACCTGGTGCTTTACTCTTCGTTTTTCGCCCATATGCGCGGGGCCTTTGACGGCCTCTACGCCGGGCTGGCCTACTGGCTGGGGAGCCAGCAGGAGTATGCTCGCGGCGATCAGCCCTGGTACTATTACCTGATGCTGCTGCCGCTCTACGAGCCGCTGGCGGTTCTGGCCGCCATCGGAGTCGTGGCGGCGCTCGTGGCCGCCGTGGCGCGGCGCTTCCTGGCCCGTCAGCGCGCCGCTTCTTGCTCCACCGGCAACGCTGCGCCACCGGAGAGCACCGAAGATCAGCCACGGGAGGAATCCTCACCATCCAGGGCATCCCTGGCCGGCATAACGCGACGCTTCCCGCCTCGCCAGCGCCCCTTTGCGGCCGCAACTGGCGGCGACGCGCCGGAGACAGACGAGGAGACCCGGGCGCCGGAGGCCTCCTACCCGACCGGCGTTCCGGTGATGCCCGGCGCGTTGCAGCCCTGGGGCCTCTATCCCTTGCTCACCGTGTTCTGGTTCTGGACGGCGCTGATCATTTTTTCCTGGGCCGGCGAGAAGATGCCCTGGCTGGTGGTGCATATGGCCCTGCCGGGCGCCCTGCTGGCCGCCTGGGTGATCGCCCGCCTGCTCGATGTGGTAGAGCGCGAGGGGCGCGCGGCAGGCCCGGCGCCCGCGGCAGACGCCAGCGACCCGCCAGCGGGCAACGCCAATCCGTACCCGCTCCTCGCCCTCGTGCCCCTGGTCACCGTCCTTGCCGCCGTCGCCATCGGCGTGGCCTTCTGGCGCATCGGGGCCAGCGCTCAGGGCCAGGAGTGGCAGCGCAATCTCTTGCAGGGCCTGGTGCCGCTGTTTATCGCCGGGGGCCTGGTATACGCCCTGTTGACCCTGGCGAACCTCCTCGGCGCGCGGCTGGTGCTGGCCTTGATGGCGCTGACCCTTGCCCTCGGCATCGGCGCGTACACCGTTCGGGCCACCTGGATGGTGGTCTATCACCATCCCGATACGCCGATTGAGCCGCTGATCTATACTCAGACCGCCCCGGAGGTGCCGCGCTACGTCGCCGATATTCGCGAAATGGCGATTAACCTGACCCGCAGCAATCGCACTCCGCAGGACGAGACCGGCGGCCTGAGCATGCCGGTGTTCATTGACAGCGGCGACGAAAATGGCGAGGGGTCCCTGGCCTGGCCACTGCAATGGTACTTCCGCGATTTCAAGCACCTGGTCTGGACCAAACGCGACCGCTTTCAGACTGATCCCGGCCCAGAAACGTTCATCGTGTCCATGCCCGACGGTTCCACTGCTCTGGCGCCCGTGGTGCTGCTCTACCGCCCCCACGTGACTGAAGCGGTGCGCGAGGCGCTGCGCGGGTCGTATGTGCAACCCTATGGCCCGGCGGGAGTGTTTAACTGGTGGTTTCCCGAAGGCGACAAGTGCTCCCCCAACAGTCCCGGGTACAAACGCTTCTACTACAGCACGTGGACGCCGGTGGAGCAATTGTTAAAGCCCCCCGGGTCCGGCGGCTCGGGCGGGTGCGGGCGCGATATTTCGGCGGAGGTGCACGGCCCGTATGCTCCGCTTCTGTGGCCGTTCCGCGTTGAGAACTGGAACTGGCTGGGCCGCTACGTCTTGTACCGCGAGTTGCCCTATCCCCTCGTGCCTGGCGCACGGGAGATGGAGGTCTGGGTGCGCAGCGACCTGGTGGCCGGCGGCGGGGGGGCGCCGCCAGCGGCGCCGGCGTCGCCCGATCTGCGGCTGGTGGCCCGACAGGTGCTAACCTTGCCCGCCGGGGGTGGCCAGCCGACAGGCGTGGCCATTGACGCGCAGGGCAATCTCTACATCGCCGACACCGGCGGCCATCGCATTCACGTCTACGGCCCCGACGGGCGCTTGATCCGCAGCCTTGGCGGGCAGGGCGCGGCCCTGGGCGAGCTGTACGAGCCCCGTGGTCTGGCCGTTGACGCCGAGGGGAACCTGTATGTCGCCGATACCTGGAACGCCCGCATTGTGAAGTACAATCCCCAGGGCCGGGCGGTCGCCGCCTGGGGCAGCGGCGAACAGGATCTGGGCGATGGCCGGCTAGCGACGATTACTGGAGGCGACCCGGAGCGAAATGCCGCCGCCCCCCTGGGGTTGTTCGGGCCGCGCGGCGTGGCGGTGGACGCCCGGGGCAACGTCTACATCGCTGATACTGGCAACCGCCGCATCATCGTGACCGATAGCGACGGGACGTTCCTCTACCAGTTCGGCGCCGCCGGGGCCGAGCCAGGTCAGTTCAACGAGCCGACCAGCCTGGCTGTGGACGCGCAGGGCAATCTCTACGTGGCCGACACCTGGAACAGCCGCGTCCAGGTGTTCGCGCCCGATGGCGCCGGACGGGTCGGCCCCATCCCCATCGTCACCTGGCAGGTGGCCGGCTGGCGCCCGAACACCTACGATGATCCCGCGCTTACCGCCAGCCCCGATGGCACGGTCTTTGTCAGCGTGCCCAGCCGGAGCCAGGTCATCTCCTTCAACCTGCGCGGCGATCCGCTGCTGCGCTGGAGTGGGCAGAGTAACGATCTCGTCGCCCTGACCAGCCCGAGCGGCCTGGCAGTGGACGCCGGGGGGGCGGTGTGGGTGACCGACCGCGCCACCAATCGGGTGCTGCGCTTCGTTTTGCCCGACGTGGCGCCTCAGTGA